In the Gemmatimonadota bacterium genome, one interval contains:
- a CDS encoding substrate-binding domain-containing protein → MNGSQPRPRPPGGVLRAALCILALAPAGDAAGAQAPSRSERARPLILASTTSTEDSGLFDELIPAFERAHPQYDVKVIAVGSGQALELGKRQDADVLLVHAPAAESAFVAQGYGLERRQVMYNDFVVVGPPADPAGVRGAADAAAALRRIAAASAPFISRGDASGTHQKERQLWQAARLEPVGAWYRDAGQGMGEVLSIASEKQAYTLTDRATYLALQHALLLEVLLEGDPRLFNPYGVIPVSGARNLAGARAFAAWITGREGQALIGRYGVARFGQPLFVPNAQPSQLPPARPRPW, encoded by the coding sequence ATGAATGGATCCCAGCCCAGACCGCGCCCGCCCGGAGGCGTCCTGCGGGCCGCGTTGTGCATCCTGGCATTGGCGCCGGCCGGCGACGCGGCCGGGGCGCAGGCGCCGTCCCGGAGCGAGCGGGCGCGGCCGCTTATCCTGGCCTCGACTACCTCTACCGAGGATTCCGGGCTGTTCGACGAGCTGATCCCCGCATTCGAGCGCGCACACCCCCAGTACGACGTCAAGGTCATTGCCGTGGGCAGCGGCCAGGCGCTGGAGCTGGGGAAGCGCCAGGACGCGGATGTCCTGCTGGTGCACGCGCCGGCGGCCGAGTCGGCCTTCGTCGCCCAGGGGTATGGCCTCGAGCGGCGGCAGGTCATGTACAACGACTTCGTGGTGGTGGGGCCGCCCGCCGATCCTGCCGGGGTGCGCGGCGCCGCGGACGCTGCTGCTGCACTGCGTCGCATTGCGGCCGCGAGCGCGCCCTTCATTTCTCGCGGCGATGCCAGCGGCACGCACCAGAAGGAGCGGCAACTCTGGCAGGCAGCGCGCCTCGAGCCGGTGGGGGCGTGGTACCGCGACGCCGGTCAGGGGATGGGCGAGGTCCTGAGCATTGCCAGCGAGAAGCAGGCTTATACGCTGACGGACCGGGCGACGTACCTGGCCCTGCAGCACGCGCTGCTGCTCGAGGTGCTGCTGGAAGGCGACCCGCGCCTGTTCAATCCCTACGGCGTTATTCCGGTCTCGGGCGCTCGCAACCTGGCTGGCGCCCGCGCCTTTGCCGCCTGGATCACGGGCAGGGAAGGGCAGGCGCTGATCGGGCGCTACGGCGTCGCGCGCTTCGGGCAGCCGCTGTTTGTGCCCAACGCCCAGCCCTCGCAGCTCCCGCCGGCGAGGCCCAGGCCCTGGTGA
- the nrfD gene encoding polysulfide reductase NrfD yields MLACAWGLLLGSYTGVLLNVTNAPSWSHDPFLPVMFLAGSVATGAAAVFLIAQLAGRGDAPGRARVLATGTLALGIEVLAVAGAVLAGIGSGASPFFTGWWAALFWLLVLPVGLLAPLWVLWMAQFRGRHVIRNAPVVGAGLLLLGVLLLRMIEVFGGQAYFRPY; encoded by the coding sequence GTGCTGGCCTGCGCCTGGGGACTGCTGCTCGGCAGCTACACCGGCGTGCTGCTGAACGTGACCAACGCGCCCTCCTGGTCGCACGACCCGTTCCTGCCGGTCATGTTCCTGGCCGGCTCCGTGGCCACCGGCGCCGCCGCCGTCTTCCTGATCGCGCAGCTCGCCGGGCGCGGCGATGCGCCGGGGCGCGCCCGCGTGCTGGCGACCGGCACGCTCGCACTCGGCATCGAGGTGCTGGCCGTGGCTGGCGCCGTGCTGGCCGGGATCGGGAGCGGCGCCTCCCCCTTCTTCACCGGCTGGTGGGCCGCACTCTTCTGGCTCTTGGTGCTGCCCGTCGGGCTGCTCGCGCCGCTCTGGGTCCTGTGGATGGCCCAGTTTCGTGGGCGTCACGTGATCCGCAACGCACCCGTCGTGGGCGCGGGACTGCTTCTCCTGGGGGTTTTGCTGCTGCGGATGATCGAGGTGTTCGGCGGGCAGGCGTACTTCAGGCCGTACTAG